A DNA window from Ranitomeya imitator isolate aRanImi1 chromosome 2, aRanImi1.pri, whole genome shotgun sequence contains the following coding sequences:
- the R3HCC1L gene encoding coiled-coil domain-containing protein R3HCC1L isoform X1 has product MQQINQDIEDKVDQCRPRHRRPDQALYVPKARRPPADDGNISGENSTKQTEFSTNKTPNWFRYRSNRVSWGSPGRESRDHQRRSSSGSPVKKHSEHKDQGTDCIVTKKDEKDSLCETFNNLSLIETPMTSGSDERPVTTSRIDSTAAVHRGSSPSAVHRGSSSAVHRGSSSSAVHHGSSSAQHHRSSSDKTELSRARAAPPNHRQEKEYDVRRTSCDSWVEQDRARRKSQAEGKRQFSKSESYVDTLRRNNKGMFPPGLARLCSSAEQFKEAITTFVCNQSNLGLPSNTVDNSWQCKVENLDSKTVPQSDVLSSAADSAALISVSDTIKDPSGPLTVLESSADNTSNALLYERQENITESEFDPSPLIAEHVLQEENRAIVLATEPCSAADCKACPSKSARAGLDSMHTPVALVNGSAAQIRPQGVSEADGEHEGEPIDVSQRSGSADPERRCISAGLESDIDHSTAEVQTMEGAEVQTMEGAEVQTMEGAEVQTMEGAEVQTMEGAEVQTMEGAEVQTMEGAEVQTMEGAEVQTMEGAEVQTMEGAEVQTMEGAEVQTMEGAEVQTMEGAEVQTMEGAEAEHGSALVNADCDATGPEAEGMEVIDRAFTSPEVVEKLPTVDGVVSVSAEANAEPPESPSEQTYPCSKVDHDESILSPNKGTDDLKQPNSLTGTDFVLGGHPDSVTDPCVASLETTDKLTSCGANATEEESWDSLFNDDGESVDPHHMEELTKSAEGQNSPKKSRFHYYDYEPQESAIDDPELSHVIEIYDFPAEFKTEDLLRAFSTYQKKGFDIKWVDDTHALGVFASPITARDALSSKNPLVKVRPLSQATRASRAKARACADFLQPAKDRPETSAVLARRLVISALGVRSTQSRAEREAERQKLQEARERRHLEAKQREDAWEGR; this is encoded by the exons CAGATAAATCAGGACATCGAGGATAAAGTGGATCAATGTCGACCTCGACATCGTAGACCCGATCAAGCCTTGTACGTCCCAAAGGCTAGGCGACCTCCAGCAGATGATGGAAACATCAGCGGCGAAAACTCCACCAAACAAACAGAGTTCTCCACTAATAAGACTCCAAACTGGTTCAGATACAGGAGCAACAGGGTCAGTTGGGGATCTCCTGGCCGAGAATCTAGAGACCATCAGCGTAGGAGCTCCTCTGGATCACCGGTAAAGAAGCACTCTGAGCACAAGGACCAAGGAACGGATTGCATTGTGACAAAAAAGGATGAAAAGGATTCCTTATGTGAAACTTTTAATAATCTGAGCCTCATTGAGACACCGATGACGTCAGGCTCGGATGAAAGACCCGTGACCACGTCACGCATTGATTCTACTGCCGCCGTTCACCGTGGTTCTTCCCCATCTGCCGTTCACCGTGGTTCCTCATCTGCCGTTCACCGCGGTTCTTCCTCATCTGCCGTTCACCATGGTTCCTCATCTGCCCAGCACCACCGTTCCTCATCTGATAAGACTGAGCTCTCTCGAGCCCGGGCTGCTCCTCCCAATCACCGCCAGGAAAAAGAGTACGACGTTAGAAGAACGTCATGTGATAGCTGGGTAGAGCAGGATAGGGCCAGAAGAAAATCACAAGCCGAGGGAAAGCGTCAATTTTCAAAGTCAGAAAGCTATGTAGACACTCTAAGAAGAAACAACAAGGGCATGTTCCCTCCAGGCTTAGCGAGGTTATGCAGCAGCGCAGAGCAGTTCAAAGAGGCCATAACAACGTTTGTATGTAATCAGTCCAATTTAGGTTTACCGTCTAATACTGTAGATAACAGCTGGCAATGCAAAGTAGAGAATCTAGACAGCAAGACTGTACCCCAAAGTGACGTGTTATCGTCTGCCGCAGATAGTGCTGCACTAATCTCTGTAAGTGACACTATTAAAGACCCATCTGGACCGCTTACAGTCTTAGAAAGCAGCGCCGATAACACGAGTAATGCGCTCCTTTATGAAAGGCAAGAAAATATTACAGAAAGTGAATTTGATCCCTCTCCTCTTATAGCAGAACATGTCTTACAGGAGGAGAACAGAGCCATTGTCCTCGCCACTGAGCCCTGCAGCGCAGCCGATTGTAAAGCTTGCCCGTCTAAGAGCGCCAGAGCTGGATTAGATAGCATGCATACTCCTGTAGCGCTAGTGAATGGCAGTGCAGCCCAGATTAGACCTCAAGGTGTCAGCGAGGCTGATGGGGAACATGAGGGTGAACCCATTGACGTGAGCCAGCGTTCAGGTTCTGCAGACCCGGAGAGGAGGTGTATCTCCGCAGGTTTGGAGAGTGATATAGATCATAGCACTGCAGAGGTGCAGACGATGGAGGGTGCAGAGGTGCAGACGATGGAGGGTGCAGAGGTGCAGACGATGGAGGGTGCAGAGGTGCAGACGATGGAGGGTGCAGAGGTGCAGACGATGGAGGGTGCAGAGGTGCAGACGATGGAGGGTGCAGAGGTGCAGACGATGGAGGGTGCAGAGGTGCAGACGATGGAGGGTGCAGAGGTGCAGACGATGGAGGGTGCAGAGGTGCAGACGATGGAGGGTGCAGAGGTGCAGACGATGGAGGGTGCAGAGGTGCAGACGATGGAGGGTGCAGAGGTGCAGACGATGGAGGGTGCAGAGGTGCAGACGATGGAGGGTGCAGAGGCAGAGCATGGATCTGCACTGGTAAATGCAGATTGTGATGCCACCGGCCCAGAGGCAGAGGGCATGGAGGTCATTGATCGTGCATTTACGAGCCCAGAGGTTGTGGAGAAGTTGCCCACTGTGGATGGTGTGGTCTCTGTTTCAGCAGAAGCGAATGCAGAGCCTCCTGAGTCCCCTTCAGAGCAAACATACCCTTGTTCGAAGGTAGATCATGATGAGTCGATTTTGTCCcctaataaaggcacagatgacctAAAGCAACCTAATTCATTGACTGGCACTGACTTTGTCCTGGGAGGGCATCCAGACTCTGTGACGGACCCTTGTGTGGCCTCTTTGGAAACCACCGACAAACTGACTTCATGTGGAGCAAATGCTACCGAGGAAGAGAGCTGGGACTCTCTCTTTAATGATGATGGCGAGAGTGTCGATCCTCACCATATGGAAGAG CTGACCAAGAGTGCGGAGGGACAGAACAGCCCCAAGAAGTCCAGATTTCATTACTACGACTATGAGCCTCAGGAGTCGGCTATAGATGATCCAGAACTGTCACATGTGATCGAGATCTATGACTTCCCTGCAGAATTTAAGACCGAGGATTTACTCCGCGCCTTTTCCACTTACCA GAAGAAAGGCTTCGACATCAAGTGGGTGGACGATACTCACGCCCTTGGAGTGTTTGCAAGTCCTATCACAG ctcgtGACGCATTGTCCAGCAAGAACCCACTGGTGAAAGTTCGACCATTGTCCCAAGCCACCAGAGCGTCCAGAGCCAAAGCTCGCGCCTGTGCAG ACTTTCTGCAGCCCGCTAAAGACCGTCCAGAAACGTCTGCGGTTCTCGCAAGGAGACTGGTGATTAGTGCCTTGGGAGTGCGAAGTACCCAGAGCCGGGCCGAGAGGGAGGCCGAGCGCCAGAAACTCCAGGAAGCCAGAG agcGAAGGCATCTTGAAGCAAAACAGCGGGAAGATGCCTGGGAAGGAAGGTGA
- the R3HCC1L gene encoding coiled-coil domain-containing protein R3HCC1L isoform X2 — MQINQDIEDKVDQCRPRHRRPDQALYVPKARRPPADDGNISGENSTKQTEFSTNKTPNWFRYRSNRVSWGSPGRESRDHQRRSSSGSPVKKHSEHKDQGTDCIVTKKDEKDSLCETFNNLSLIETPMTSGSDERPVTTSRIDSTAAVHRGSSPSAVHRGSSSAVHRGSSSSAVHHGSSSAQHHRSSSDKTELSRARAAPPNHRQEKEYDVRRTSCDSWVEQDRARRKSQAEGKRQFSKSESYVDTLRRNNKGMFPPGLARLCSSAEQFKEAITTFVCNQSNLGLPSNTVDNSWQCKVENLDSKTVPQSDVLSSAADSAALISVSDTIKDPSGPLTVLESSADNTSNALLYERQENITESEFDPSPLIAEHVLQEENRAIVLATEPCSAADCKACPSKSARAGLDSMHTPVALVNGSAAQIRPQGVSEADGEHEGEPIDVSQRSGSADPERRCISAGLESDIDHSTAEVQTMEGAEVQTMEGAEVQTMEGAEVQTMEGAEVQTMEGAEVQTMEGAEVQTMEGAEVQTMEGAEVQTMEGAEVQTMEGAEVQTMEGAEVQTMEGAEVQTMEGAEVQTMEGAEAEHGSALVNADCDATGPEAEGMEVIDRAFTSPEVVEKLPTVDGVVSVSAEANAEPPESPSEQTYPCSKVDHDESILSPNKGTDDLKQPNSLTGTDFVLGGHPDSVTDPCVASLETTDKLTSCGANATEEESWDSLFNDDGESVDPHHMEELTKSAEGQNSPKKSRFHYYDYEPQESAIDDPELSHVIEIYDFPAEFKTEDLLRAFSTYQKKGFDIKWVDDTHALGVFASPITARDALSSKNPLVKVRPLSQATRASRAKARACADFLQPAKDRPETSAVLARRLVISALGVRSTQSRAEREAERQKLQEARERRHLEAKQREDAWEGR, encoded by the exons ATAAATCAGGACATCGAGGATAAAGTGGATCAATGTCGACCTCGACATCGTAGACCCGATCAAGCCTTGTACGTCCCAAAGGCTAGGCGACCTCCAGCAGATGATGGAAACATCAGCGGCGAAAACTCCACCAAACAAACAGAGTTCTCCACTAATAAGACTCCAAACTGGTTCAGATACAGGAGCAACAGGGTCAGTTGGGGATCTCCTGGCCGAGAATCTAGAGACCATCAGCGTAGGAGCTCCTCTGGATCACCGGTAAAGAAGCACTCTGAGCACAAGGACCAAGGAACGGATTGCATTGTGACAAAAAAGGATGAAAAGGATTCCTTATGTGAAACTTTTAATAATCTGAGCCTCATTGAGACACCGATGACGTCAGGCTCGGATGAAAGACCCGTGACCACGTCACGCATTGATTCTACTGCCGCCGTTCACCGTGGTTCTTCCCCATCTGCCGTTCACCGTGGTTCCTCATCTGCCGTTCACCGCGGTTCTTCCTCATCTGCCGTTCACCATGGTTCCTCATCTGCCCAGCACCACCGTTCCTCATCTGATAAGACTGAGCTCTCTCGAGCCCGGGCTGCTCCTCCCAATCACCGCCAGGAAAAAGAGTACGACGTTAGAAGAACGTCATGTGATAGCTGGGTAGAGCAGGATAGGGCCAGAAGAAAATCACAAGCCGAGGGAAAGCGTCAATTTTCAAAGTCAGAAAGCTATGTAGACACTCTAAGAAGAAACAACAAGGGCATGTTCCCTCCAGGCTTAGCGAGGTTATGCAGCAGCGCAGAGCAGTTCAAAGAGGCCATAACAACGTTTGTATGTAATCAGTCCAATTTAGGTTTACCGTCTAATACTGTAGATAACAGCTGGCAATGCAAAGTAGAGAATCTAGACAGCAAGACTGTACCCCAAAGTGACGTGTTATCGTCTGCCGCAGATAGTGCTGCACTAATCTCTGTAAGTGACACTATTAAAGACCCATCTGGACCGCTTACAGTCTTAGAAAGCAGCGCCGATAACACGAGTAATGCGCTCCTTTATGAAAGGCAAGAAAATATTACAGAAAGTGAATTTGATCCCTCTCCTCTTATAGCAGAACATGTCTTACAGGAGGAGAACAGAGCCATTGTCCTCGCCACTGAGCCCTGCAGCGCAGCCGATTGTAAAGCTTGCCCGTCTAAGAGCGCCAGAGCTGGATTAGATAGCATGCATACTCCTGTAGCGCTAGTGAATGGCAGTGCAGCCCAGATTAGACCTCAAGGTGTCAGCGAGGCTGATGGGGAACATGAGGGTGAACCCATTGACGTGAGCCAGCGTTCAGGTTCTGCAGACCCGGAGAGGAGGTGTATCTCCGCAGGTTTGGAGAGTGATATAGATCATAGCACTGCAGAGGTGCAGACGATGGAGGGTGCAGAGGTGCAGACGATGGAGGGTGCAGAGGTGCAGACGATGGAGGGTGCAGAGGTGCAGACGATGGAGGGTGCAGAGGTGCAGACGATGGAGGGTGCAGAGGTGCAGACGATGGAGGGTGCAGAGGTGCAGACGATGGAGGGTGCAGAGGTGCAGACGATGGAGGGTGCAGAGGTGCAGACGATGGAGGGTGCAGAGGTGCAGACGATGGAGGGTGCAGAGGTGCAGACGATGGAGGGTGCAGAGGTGCAGACGATGGAGGGTGCAGAGGTGCAGACGATGGAGGGTGCAGAGGTGCAGACGATGGAGGGTGCAGAGGCAGAGCATGGATCTGCACTGGTAAATGCAGATTGTGATGCCACCGGCCCAGAGGCAGAGGGCATGGAGGTCATTGATCGTGCATTTACGAGCCCAGAGGTTGTGGAGAAGTTGCCCACTGTGGATGGTGTGGTCTCTGTTTCAGCAGAAGCGAATGCAGAGCCTCCTGAGTCCCCTTCAGAGCAAACATACCCTTGTTCGAAGGTAGATCATGATGAGTCGATTTTGTCCcctaataaaggcacagatgacctAAAGCAACCTAATTCATTGACTGGCACTGACTTTGTCCTGGGAGGGCATCCAGACTCTGTGACGGACCCTTGTGTGGCCTCTTTGGAAACCACCGACAAACTGACTTCATGTGGAGCAAATGCTACCGAGGAAGAGAGCTGGGACTCTCTCTTTAATGATGATGGCGAGAGTGTCGATCCTCACCATATGGAAGAG CTGACCAAGAGTGCGGAGGGACAGAACAGCCCCAAGAAGTCCAGATTTCATTACTACGACTATGAGCCTCAGGAGTCGGCTATAGATGATCCAGAACTGTCACATGTGATCGAGATCTATGACTTCCCTGCAGAATTTAAGACCGAGGATTTACTCCGCGCCTTTTCCACTTACCA GAAGAAAGGCTTCGACATCAAGTGGGTGGACGATACTCACGCCCTTGGAGTGTTTGCAAGTCCTATCACAG ctcgtGACGCATTGTCCAGCAAGAACCCACTGGTGAAAGTTCGACCATTGTCCCAAGCCACCAGAGCGTCCAGAGCCAAAGCTCGCGCCTGTGCAG ACTTTCTGCAGCCCGCTAAAGACCGTCCAGAAACGTCTGCGGTTCTCGCAAGGAGACTGGTGATTAGTGCCTTGGGAGTGCGAAGTACCCAGAGCCGGGCCGAGAGGGAGGCCGAGCGCCAGAAACTCCAGGAAGCCAGAG agcGAAGGCATCTTGAAGCAAAACAGCGGGAAGATGCCTGGGAAGGAAGGTGA
- the R3HCC1L gene encoding coiled-coil domain-containing protein R3HCC1L isoform X3 — MQQINQDIEDKVDQCRPRHRRPDQALYVPKARRPPADDGNISGENSTKQTEFSTNKTPNWFRYRSNRVSWGSPGRESRDHQRRSSSGSPVKKHSEHKDQGTDCIVTKKDEKDSLCETFNNLSLIETPMTSGSDERPVTTSRIDSTAAVHRGSSPSAVHRGSSSAVHRGSSSSAVHHGSSSAQHHRSSSDKTELSRARAAPPNHRQEKEYDVRRTSCDSWVEQDRARRKSQAEGKRQFSKSESYVDTLRRNNKGMFPPGLARLCSSAEQFKEAITTFVCNQSNLGLPSNTVDNSWQCKVENLDSKTVPQSDVLSSAADSAALISVSDTIKDPSGPLTVLESSADNTSNALLYERQENITESEFDPSPLIAEHVLQEENRAIVLATEPCSAADCKACPSKSARAGLDSMHTPVALVNGSAAQIRPQGVSEADGEHEGEPIDVSQRSGSADPERRCISAGLESDIDHSTAEVQTMEGAEVQTMEGAEVQTMEGAEVQTMEGAEVQTMEGAEVQTMEGAEVQTMEGAEVQTMEGAEVQTMEGAEVQTMEGAEVQTMEGAEVQTMEGAEVQTMEGAEVQTMEGAEAEHGSALVNADCDATGPEAEGMEVIDRAFTSPEVVEKLPTVDGVVSVSAEANAEPPESPSEQTYPCSKVDHDESILSPNKGTDDLKQPNSLTGTDFVLGGHPDSVTDPCVASLETTDKLTSCGANATEEESWDSLFNDDGESVDPHHMEELTKSAEGQNSPKKSRFHYYDYEPQESAIDDPELSHVIEIYDFPAEFKTEDLLRAFSTYQKISHVNLQLQEREKKKFEQILYCTRILGCHRAKNVATY; from the exons CAGATAAATCAGGACATCGAGGATAAAGTGGATCAATGTCGACCTCGACATCGTAGACCCGATCAAGCCTTGTACGTCCCAAAGGCTAGGCGACCTCCAGCAGATGATGGAAACATCAGCGGCGAAAACTCCACCAAACAAACAGAGTTCTCCACTAATAAGACTCCAAACTGGTTCAGATACAGGAGCAACAGGGTCAGTTGGGGATCTCCTGGCCGAGAATCTAGAGACCATCAGCGTAGGAGCTCCTCTGGATCACCGGTAAAGAAGCACTCTGAGCACAAGGACCAAGGAACGGATTGCATTGTGACAAAAAAGGATGAAAAGGATTCCTTATGTGAAACTTTTAATAATCTGAGCCTCATTGAGACACCGATGACGTCAGGCTCGGATGAAAGACCCGTGACCACGTCACGCATTGATTCTACTGCCGCCGTTCACCGTGGTTCTTCCCCATCTGCCGTTCACCGTGGTTCCTCATCTGCCGTTCACCGCGGTTCTTCCTCATCTGCCGTTCACCATGGTTCCTCATCTGCCCAGCACCACCGTTCCTCATCTGATAAGACTGAGCTCTCTCGAGCCCGGGCTGCTCCTCCCAATCACCGCCAGGAAAAAGAGTACGACGTTAGAAGAACGTCATGTGATAGCTGGGTAGAGCAGGATAGGGCCAGAAGAAAATCACAAGCCGAGGGAAAGCGTCAATTTTCAAAGTCAGAAAGCTATGTAGACACTCTAAGAAGAAACAACAAGGGCATGTTCCCTCCAGGCTTAGCGAGGTTATGCAGCAGCGCAGAGCAGTTCAAAGAGGCCATAACAACGTTTGTATGTAATCAGTCCAATTTAGGTTTACCGTCTAATACTGTAGATAACAGCTGGCAATGCAAAGTAGAGAATCTAGACAGCAAGACTGTACCCCAAAGTGACGTGTTATCGTCTGCCGCAGATAGTGCTGCACTAATCTCTGTAAGTGACACTATTAAAGACCCATCTGGACCGCTTACAGTCTTAGAAAGCAGCGCCGATAACACGAGTAATGCGCTCCTTTATGAAAGGCAAGAAAATATTACAGAAAGTGAATTTGATCCCTCTCCTCTTATAGCAGAACATGTCTTACAGGAGGAGAACAGAGCCATTGTCCTCGCCACTGAGCCCTGCAGCGCAGCCGATTGTAAAGCTTGCCCGTCTAAGAGCGCCAGAGCTGGATTAGATAGCATGCATACTCCTGTAGCGCTAGTGAATGGCAGTGCAGCCCAGATTAGACCTCAAGGTGTCAGCGAGGCTGATGGGGAACATGAGGGTGAACCCATTGACGTGAGCCAGCGTTCAGGTTCTGCAGACCCGGAGAGGAGGTGTATCTCCGCAGGTTTGGAGAGTGATATAGATCATAGCACTGCAGAGGTGCAGACGATGGAGGGTGCAGAGGTGCAGACGATGGAGGGTGCAGAGGTGCAGACGATGGAGGGTGCAGAGGTGCAGACGATGGAGGGTGCAGAGGTGCAGACGATGGAGGGTGCAGAGGTGCAGACGATGGAGGGTGCAGAGGTGCAGACGATGGAGGGTGCAGAGGTGCAGACGATGGAGGGTGCAGAGGTGCAGACGATGGAGGGTGCAGAGGTGCAGACGATGGAGGGTGCAGAGGTGCAGACGATGGAGGGTGCAGAGGTGCAGACGATGGAGGGTGCAGAGGTGCAGACGATGGAGGGTGCAGAGGTGCAGACGATGGAGGGTGCAGAGGCAGAGCATGGATCTGCACTGGTAAATGCAGATTGTGATGCCACCGGCCCAGAGGCAGAGGGCATGGAGGTCATTGATCGTGCATTTACGAGCCCAGAGGTTGTGGAGAAGTTGCCCACTGTGGATGGTGTGGTCTCTGTTTCAGCAGAAGCGAATGCAGAGCCTCCTGAGTCCCCTTCAGAGCAAACATACCCTTGTTCGAAGGTAGATCATGATGAGTCGATTTTGTCCcctaataaaggcacagatgacctAAAGCAACCTAATTCATTGACTGGCACTGACTTTGTCCTGGGAGGGCATCCAGACTCTGTGACGGACCCTTGTGTGGCCTCTTTGGAAACCACCGACAAACTGACTTCATGTGGAGCAAATGCTACCGAGGAAGAGAGCTGGGACTCTCTCTTTAATGATGATGGCGAGAGTGTCGATCCTCACCATATGGAAGAG CTGACCAAGAGTGCGGAGGGACAGAACAGCCCCAAGAAGTCCAGATTTCATTACTACGACTATGAGCCTCAGGAGTCGGCTATAGATGATCCAGAACTGTCACATGTGATCGAGATCTATGACTTCCCTGCAGAATTTAAGACCGAGGATTTACTCCGCGCCTTTTCCACTTACCA gaaaATATCACACGTCAATCTACAACTgcaggaaagagaaaaaaaaaaatttgaacagaTTTTGTATTGCACTAGGATACTGGGGTGTCACCGCGCAAAAAATGTTGCAACATACTGA